In Tsukamurella tyrosinosolvens, the genomic window CGCCGCCGGGGTACCGGCGCGAGACCTGCACCCCGTCGAGCTCGATCTCGACCACGATCTCGGGCCGCAGGTACACGGTGTGCTCGTCGCGGGCTCGCTCGTGCAGCGGGAACTCCTCGGTCTGCCAGCGCAGCAGCGCGTCGGTGAGCCCCTTGAAGGTCTTGCCCACCATGACGGGATCGCCGCCGTCCGGGTCGTGGGCGCCGAGGTGCAGGTTCGACAGCATCCCGGTGCGCCGGCCGTAGCCCCACTCCGCGCCCAGCACCACCAGGTCGAGCGTGTGGGTCTGCTTGACCTTCTGCCACGCGCGGCCGCGGCGGCCCGCGGCGTAAGGCGAGGCGAGCGCCTTGACCATGACGCCCTCGTGCCCCGCGGCGAGGGCGGCCTCGTAGTGGGCGGCGGCCTCGTCCGGGGCGGGCCGGGCCAGCGCGGGGATGCGCAGCCCGCCCGCCACCGACTGCAACGCGTCGAGCCGGACCGACAGCGGCTCGTCCAGCAGGTCGCGGCCGTCGAGATGCAGGCAGTCGAAGAAGTACGGCCGCAGCACCGTCTCGCCGGACTCCGACGATCCGAACCGGCTCATCGTCTCCTGGAAGGGCCGCGGCCGGCCGGCATCGGTCAGGGCCAGCGACTCCCCGTCGAGCACGACGGACCGGCACGGGAGTTCCCGCGCCAGCGCGACGATCTCGGGCACGGCGTCGGTGATGTCGCGGAGCGTGCGGGTGTAGACGCGCACCTCGTCGCCGAGCCGGTGGACCTGGATCCGGGCGCCAGCCAATAGTTGGTCATGACTCATGTAGTATTTGGCGCCATGACCAGCGCCAACGCCATCATCTACGCCCGCATCTCGAAGGACCGCACAGGCGCGGGGCTCGGCGTCGAGCGCCAGGCCGAGGACTGCCGCGCCCTCGCCGAGCGGCTCGGCTGGACCGTGCTGCGCGTCGAATCCGACAACGACATCAGCGCGTACTCAGGCAAGCGGCGCCCCGGCTATGAGCGGACCCTCGCCGCACTGGAGTCCGGCGAAGCGTCGGCGGTTATCGCGTGGCACAGCGACCGGTTGCACCGGCGCAATACGGAGCTGGAGCCGTTTCTCGACATCGTCGAGCGCACCGGCGCGCAGGTGGCGACGGTGCAATCCGGCCCCGTGGACCTCGCGTCACCGTCGGGCCGGATGACCGCCCGGATTCTTGGCGCCGTCGCGCAGCAGGAGGTCGAGCACACGACGGCCCGGATCAAGGCCCAGAAGGCGCAGACGGCCGCAGCGGGCGGGTACCGGGGCGGGATGCGCCCGTTCGGCTACGAGCGCGACGGGATGACGATCCGCGAGCACGAAGCGGCGATCATCCGCCGCGCCATCGCCGACGTGACGGCGGGCAAGACGATCAGCGCCGTACGGCGGGAGCTCAACGCCGCCGAGATCCGCACCTCCAGCGGGCGCGAGTGGTCGCTCCCGGGCGTGCGGAACGTGCTCACGCGGTGGCGCAACGCGGGCAAGGTCGAGCGCGAGGGCGAGCCGGTCGCGGATGCGCAGTGGCCCGCGATCGTGACCGTGGACGAGCTGCTCGCCGTGCGGGCCGTGCTCGCCAACCCCGCGCGGCGGGTGAGCCCCGGGAATCAGCGACGGTGGCAGGGCGCGGGCGTCTACATCGACGCGTACACCGGCGACCCGATGGTGTGCACCAAGAGCAGCGGGACCAACCCCACGCCGGTCTACCGTCCCGCTGCCCGCACGGCGGGGTGCGCGTCCGTGGTCGCCGTGGATCTCGACGAGTACGTGAGCGCGGCCGTGTGTGCCCGCCTGGGCCAGCCGGACGCCCGGGAGCTGCTCGCGGCCCCGGAGGTCGATACTCGCGGCCTGAGCGGGCAACGGGAGGCCCTCGACGCCCGTCTCCGGGAGGCGGCGAGCTTGTTCTCGTCCGGCGCGATCACCGGCGCGCAGCTCACCGAGATCACGGCCGACCTGCGCGCCCAGCTCGACACGATCGACGCGCAGCTTGACGCGGCGACGGCAGACCCGGAGTTGGCCGAGTTGCTCCGCGCCGATGACATCCGCGCCGCATGGGACGGCCCCAACGGGTTGCACGTGGACACCCGCGCCCGGCTCATCAAATCCCTTGCGCGGGTGACGGTTCACAAGATGACCGTGAAGGGCGTGAAGCGCACGTTCAAGCCGGAGTGCGTCGACATCGAGTGGCTTTGATCGCCAATTCTGGCATGACTCAACAGATTCCGAGCCCCACGCCGAACAGGCACTTTGTCGCACACTCTGGCACGGAGCAGAACAGTCCGATACAGTTCTTCTTGTCGGTAACGAGCCGACACCATCGGATACCGTGCGGCACAAGCTGAGCGGGACGAACGAGAGTCTGCGGGCCACGCGCCCCGGCTAAGCGGTGGTCTTCTTCCACAGGAGACCGCTATGCCATCACCGCCCACTACCGGGCCCCGCCACCTGCGCGGATTCAGCAACGTCCACGCCTACCTGCGCGACACGCTCGGTATGCCCGTCGGCCTTCGTGCGATCAAGCGGGCCACCCACGAGGGCGAGTTGCCCCACCTGGAGATCGCGGGCCGCCACTACTTCGCCCCGGAGGACATCGACGATTGGGTCGCGTCCCTGAAGGTCCGGGGCGCACGATGACCCGGGACGAGATCCGCGCGGCCGGTGCGAGGGCGGCCGAGGGCGCGCCGCCGCTCTCGCCCGAGCAGCGGGCCCTCATCCGCGCAGCTTTCGCCGCGCGGCCGGTGTGCCAGCCGACCTCACGGAGGGCCGCCGCGTGAGCCACAACCACGACACCGACATCCTTCCTGTCGTCAACCTCACGCCGGTGGGCCTCATCGAGGCCAGCTTCGGCGACCAGGTGATGACGCTGGACACCGAGGCCGCGCGGTCGCTCGCGGTGAACTTGCTCTCCCTCGTCGGCGTGCGGCTCACCGCCGATCCACCGTCCGGCGTGCCGTCGGCGATCGTGTTCCCGGCCCTGCTCGCGCAGGTCGCGGACGCCGCCGGGCAATGGCGAGACCTGCTCGCCGACGAGCCGGGCGCCGCACCGGCCCCGTAACCACCTGATTCACACCCCGCCTCGCCGAGGCGGGCCCGGGGAGGACCAGCCCGAAACGGGAGTCCTCAATGCACCACCACAGCACCACCACCGACGAGATCCACGCGGCCCAGATCCGCGTCCGCATGGCCTGCTGCTGCCGCGAGCAGCCGCACCCGGCCGACGTCGAGTTCCTGAAGGCCCACGGCGCGCTCACCGACGAGCTCGCCGAGATGATCTCGTTCGTCCCCTGAAACACCAGCTAGAGAAGGACATTCACATGACCATGAAGATCACGACCACCCCCGGCACCGGCGGCCCCGTTGACCCGATGGCGCCGCCCGCGAGTCTCGATTACGAGCCCGGCACCATGCCGGAGCACTTCGCGAGCAAGGAGAGCCGCGACCGGAACGCCAGGATCGAGCGGCAGAACCAGGACGCCCGCACCGCGAAGATCGCGCAGGAGACGAACTTCAGCGCGCAGGCCGCGCAGGCCCAACGACCGCCCACGCGCCCGCACCTGAAGGCCGTGGCCTCCGGCCGGGTCGCGGAGCTCTGGGAGCCGATCAGGGCCCGCGAGGTGGGCGCGTTCTCCCGCGTCCGCTCCCGCCTCGACGGGACCCGCGAGGCCGGGCAGACCCGCGAGGCGATCCTCACCGCCGCGCTGGAGAGCGGCCGCAAGAGGGAGGCGATCCCGGAGGATCTCGGCGAGCAGCTCGCGCGGGTCGAGCAGCGGGACGCGCTCACGGAGGCCAACCGCGCGGGCCTCCAGCTCGCGGGGAGCATGGTCGCCGACCGACTCACCCGCCTCGCGCAGGACCAGAAGCGCGACCTGTTCGCCGCCGTGCAGGCTGACCTGCGCGAGGTCGTCGCCCAGGCTCACCAGCTCGCCCGCGCGCTGGAAGGGATCACCGACGCGGAGACCGCGATCCGCCGGGGCGAGTCGGCCGTCATCGCGTGGGGTGCCCGCGAGGGCCTCCGGGAGCGGTTCCTCACCGTCGCGGCGTCCGCCCGGTTCGTGCACCGGGCCTGCGCCGACGGCTTCCAGTACGTGCTGGCCGGTGGCTCCCCCGACCAGCTCGGCAAGGCGGGCCTCGATACGGAGCGGATCTCGTCGACCTGGGAGCTGCTCGATCAGTGGATCGAGGACCTCAACGCCACCGACGCGGCGACGGACTTGCTGGTCGGCCGGTAACACCACTCACAGAACGGAGAAACACATGAGCAACAACGGTTTCGGCAAGTACCTGAGCGGCGAGCAGACCGACGCGCAGCGCCGCGCCACGCCCGGCTACAAGCGCGGCGTGGGCCGGTACCTCGACCCCACCACCACGGCCGCGAACGAGAAGCGGGAACAGCTCGCCCAGCTCCGGCGCCAGCGCATTCGCGAGTCGATCGACGCGGGCACGGTCCGATACGAGGGCGAGGCGTGGGGCAGCAAGAACGGCGCGCCGATCGACCCGCTCACCGGCGACGAGGCCGCGATCGAGAAGGCGTGGCGCGACGAGTTCGGCGGGGATGCCTCGTGATTACCACGGCGACGTGCGCGAGGTGCTTCGCGCCGGTCGGCGGGCGGGTGTGGGTCGAGACCCGGCCCGACGGGGTCGCCCACTGGTCGAGCCGGTGCTCGCGCATCGTCGGCGAGATCGCCGAGGACGTCGTCCTCGCGTTCGTGACGCCCGAGCGGGACGTTCCGATTGGCGTCAATCAGCAAGTGGCGTAACAGTATTCGAGTCTTCGTTCGAAGATTCGATGCTATGGTGACGGTGTCGCGCGGGTAGCTCCGCGAGCACCAACAACGAGAGCCAGCCGTCCCGGCCAGCTACGGCGGCCTTGCCTGGGGAGGCGGGATGGTTGGCTCGACTCACAGAGGCGAAACCGCATGTCAGACCACGAAAACAGCCCCACCGCTGCGAGCGATGAGGCTGAGTCCGAGCTTTTTTTGGCGACCAACAACGGGAAACCCAGTCCCGAGAGTACCACGCGCGCACAGGATGCGGCGAGCATCTATGTCGACCGAGGATGGACCTCGCCGCTTCCGCTTCCGCAGGGCCGCAAGGCGACTCCCCCGGACGACACCACCGGCAATAAGCCGTACCCCACCCGCGAAGGGCTCGGCGCGCTCTGGGCCGACGCGGACGAGCGGGACAACCTCGCGCTGAGGATGCCCGTCGCCGACATCCACGGAGTGCCACACGAGGTCATCGGCGTTGACGTCGACCACTACGACGCGAAGACCGGCGCCGACACCCTCCGCGAGCTCGTGGCGAAGTGGGGGCCGCTGCCCGACACGTACATGTCCACCTCGCGCGACCCCGCGACCGGTAGCGGCATCCGGTTCTTCCTCGTCCCGGCCGGGAAGAAGTGGGTCGGCAAGCCCGGCCCCGACATCGAGATCATCCAGCGGACCCACCGCTACGCCGTCGCGTGGCCGTCGGTCGTGACCTGGGACAAGGGCCCCGTCGAGCCGCCGAGGGTCTATCAGTGGTACGCGCCCGACGGCTCCCCGTGCGATCCGCCGCCCGTCGCCGCCCTCGCGGTGCTGCCCGAGGAGTGGCAGGACGGCCTGCGCAAGGGTGACGCCGTCGCGGCGCTCGACGTGGTCGAGTTCGCCGATGACACGGCCGCGCTGGAGTGGCTGGAGGCCACCGTGCACGGATTCCGCGAGCCGATGACGCCCGTGCTCGACAGCGTGGTGCGCAAGCTCTCCGACAACGTGATCGGCGGCGCGTACGACGCGATGATCCTCGCCGTGCACGAGATCGTGCGTCTCGGCGCGGAGGGCCACGAGGGGACCGGCCTTGCTCTGGAGCAGGCCCGCCGGATCTACTTCGAGGAGGTGCTCGGCGCCAACGACGGGGAGGCCCGGCGCGACACGACGACGGCCGAGGGCGAGTGGCATCGTTCGCTCACAGACGACATCGAGAAGCTCCGCGCGGAGCTGGACAACGGCCTCCGGCAGCTCTCCCCTATCGGCCTCGACGCCCAGAGCTTCGAGGTTGATCCGCGCGTGTTTCTTGACCATCTCCAGACGATCCGCGCTAGGCGGGAGGACCTGATGAACACCGACACCGAGGGCCCCAGCCATGTCGACGGCACCGTCGGGGCGTCCGAGTCCGACCTCGCGGAGATCTTCGCGGACGCCTACAGCGACCGGTTGCGCTGGCTCACCGACACCGAGCAGTGGGCCGAGTACGACGACACCGCGCAGGCGTGGACGCTCGGCGTCCCGCATCCGAGGGTGCGCGCGCTCTGGCACGAGCTGCGCAAGTCCCGGACCCTCACGTGTCTCAGCGGCGACGGCGCCGTGATCCCGGTCCCGGGGTCCCTCGCGACTGCTAAGCACGTCATCGAGTCCGCGCAGGAGAAGGCCGCCCTTGCATCGTCGCTCCGCGATTTCGACAACCTTCCCGAGAACGAGTGGCCTTGCGCGAACGGCATTCTCGACACCGTGACACGCTCCCTTCGCCCGTACACTGCGGCCGACCTGGTGACCAAGCGGTTCGCCGTCGACTTCGTCGCGGGTGCGACAGCGCCGAGCATCGAGGCGTGGATGTCCGGGGCGATGGCGCCGAGGAACGACGACGGCACGCCCGACCTCGCGCGGGGACAGCAGTACGCCCGCTTCGTGCGCCGGTTCCACGTCGCCTCGCAGGTACCGGCGGTGTGCTCGACGGTGCAACGATCGCTCGCGATGCACGGGCCCGCCGGGTCCGGCAAGGGCACCTTTGGCCTTGATCTGCCGCGCGCTGTTTTCGGCCCTGTGCTCGTGGTCGAGATGCAGCGCGGCTACTTCGAGAAGAAGAGTGCCGCCGGGAAGCACCGGGGCAACCTCGCGCACTACATGGAGGGCGCCGGGCTTGCCGTCGTGGACGAGAGCCTGGGACACGACGCGATGGTTGATACCGACTTCTACAAGGGCTTTGTCGGCTCTGCGGAGATGGACGTCGAGCCGAAGGGCGGGAAGCCGCGCAAGGCCCCTCGCCCGCTGGTCACGTTCATGACCAACGACGACGACCTCAATTTCGGCAAGCAGGACTCCGGTGTCCGGAGGCGCGTCGTCGCGGTCGAGCTCCCGTGGGGCTACGACTTCCGGGTCAGTGGGGGCGCAGGCGCGGCCGACGCCGACACGTCCGGCAAGTTCAACGCGCTGTTCGCGAGCGAGGGGCCCGGCGTGCTGAATCTGTACCTCGACGCCCTCGACGAGGTCCGGGCCGGGATGCAGCTTGCCACCCCCGACCCGCTCCAGATTCCCGCTGAGCTGGCAGCGGCAACCGACGAGCTCTGGTCGCATTCGTCGTTCATCGGGCGGGCCCTTGCGCACTTCCGGCCGTTGGGCCCCGACGAGGTCGACGGGCCGATCCTGAGCCTCGCCGGTATCCACGCCTTCGTGCATGATCTCGCGGAGTGCGACGAGACCGGCGGCGCGCGGGCCGTCGGCGTGAAGAACGCGAACCAGCTCCGAGCGCAGATCCTCGCGCACTTCAGCAGGCACAGCGGCGTCCGCATCGACGACGTGCGCGGGAAGATCCCCGGCGGCGGCCGGAGCGTCCACACGCGGGTCTATGGCCTCACGGCCGACGAGGACACCGGCGCCCGACGGATCGAGGCCGACGACGAGCCCACGCGGATCTCGACGGACCACCTGGAGCAGTGGCGCACCGACAACCCCCGCAAGGCCAAGCAGAAGGCCCAGCCCTCGCACAAGATCTTCGTCCCGGCCGTCAACCCCACCGAGAAGTAGGAGAAACCCACATGTCCCTCACCATCGACCGCGATTCCGGACTTGTCGTCGTGTACCTCACGAACGCCGAGAGCAGCACCAAGCCCAGAGTCGTGCAGACGCCAGTGATCGGCTGGGCCCCCAGACGAAACGAGCACGGCGACTTCGCCGGTGCGACCCCGGTCTATTACGACTACGACGAGTGCGAGATCCGGCCCGCTGACTCCCGCTACGTCGAGCACATGCACGTTGTGACGCCGGACCTGGTGGACGCCGCCGAGGCGCAGCTACTGGAGCTTCACGCTGACGTCCACCGGCAGCTCGCGGCGATCTACGACAAGTACGCGGACGACGAGAGCCTCGCGGACGCGGACGCTCGTGCGACCGATCGCCTAGATCGTCGGCTCGGAATCCCCGTGTACTGACCCGCTCGATCCGCAACCCCGTACCGCTCCGGTGCGGGGTTGCTTCGTGTCCGGGGCACAGCACGGGGGCAGGGGTCTGCACGCGCACGAGGACATGAGGCGGCACGGGCACAGGAGGGGTCTGCACACAGGAGGGGCCTATGTGCGGTACGGGTGTAGCCGGGTGCATGTCAGTGTTGGCGTGAATGGTGTGTGAGATAGCAATAGGGGTTAGCGTGAACACGCACATAGGGGTCCCTAATAACCCAGGGGTCTAGAGCTGGTATCACCAGGAACAGGTGAGTGGTGATACCAGATGCCCAACATATCACCGCAGGTCAGAGCGTTATCGGCCCTCGTTTGGTATCAGGTATCAGCTCGACCCCTATTCTCCCCTCAACGCAGGGGTCCAAACGGACATAGTGGACATGAGGGGTTGTGTTGACCATGTCCGATTCCAAGGGATTCCGTAAGAGCGACAAAACAGGTGATACCACTGATACCAAATGTGAGAGTTGACGTTATTTATGCAGTTCAAGAATGGTTTTTGAGTGGTATCACATCCCCGAATCGGTGGTGATACCTGGTATCAGGTGGTGATACCAGCACCAAGAGGGCAGCGCAGAGCCAGCACAAGAGCCCTATGCGCCATCGAGGGCCGCCAGACGGACACGGAGGCGCCGAAGGCGTGCCGATCGCTCAGCGTGGACGTGAGGGCGTGGCAGCACGCACGCCAGCACGGAGGACGACGGACGAGCAGACACTCGGGGGGTGGGCCCCTCCCCCACGGCCACGAGGGAGCCCCCATCGTGCTGTCTGGAATGATTCGTTCACCTAACTAAATCCTTCGATACAGCAAGCCGGAGGGTCGAATACGCCCCTGGCCTGCGGTTTTACCGTCAGCGCCGGACGCGGGCGAGCCCGGAGCGGTCCACGGCGCGCGCCATCCACGGCCCCCAGTCGCGGGATAGAGCACGAGATCCGTTCCCGCGCAGTCGATTCCAGATCCGCCCTTCGCGGGCACCAGCGGGACGCCTCGCGGGGATCGCGCCCACGCCCTCCCAGAGCCGCCCAGCGCACAGCACACCGGCACAGGCACAGTCGGGGTTGACGCCAACCACTACATTACTCGCCGCGCGGCGAGTAGGCTGGATGGACACCGCAGCACCGGGAAGGGGACCGCATGAGCACGCAAGATCGGC contains:
- a CDS encoding recombinase family protein, encoding MTSANAIIYARISKDRTGAGLGVERQAEDCRALAERLGWTVLRVESDNDISAYSGKRRPGYERTLAALESGEASAVIAWHSDRLHRRNTELEPFLDIVERTGAQVATVQSGPVDLASPSGRMTARILGAVAQQEVEHTTARIKAQKAQTAAAGGYRGGMRPFGYERDGMTIREHEAAIIRRAIADVTAGKTISAVRRELNAAEIRTSSGREWSLPGVRNVLTRWRNAGKVEREGEPVADAQWPAIVTVDELLAVRAVLANPARRVSPGNQRRWQGAGVYIDAYTGDPMVCTKSSGTNPTPVYRPAARTAGCASVVAVDLDEYVSAAVCARLGQPDARELLAAPEVDTRGLSGQREALDARLREAASLFSSGAITGAQLTEITADLRAQLDTIDAQLDAATADPELAELLRADDIRAAWDGPNGLHVDTRARLIKSLARVTVHKMTVKGVKRTFKPECVDIEWL
- a CDS encoding bifunctional DNA primase/polymerase, which translates into the protein MSDHENSPTAASDEAESELFLATNNGKPSPESTTRAQDAASIYVDRGWTSPLPLPQGRKATPPDDTTGNKPYPTREGLGALWADADERDNLALRMPVADIHGVPHEVIGVDVDHYDAKTGADTLRELVAKWGPLPDTYMSTSRDPATGSGIRFFLVPAGKKWVGKPGPDIEIIQRTHRYAVAWPSVVTWDKGPVEPPRVYQWYAPDGSPCDPPPVAALAVLPEEWQDGLRKGDAVAALDVVEFADDTAALEWLEATVHGFREPMTPVLDSVVRKLSDNVIGGAYDAMILAVHEIVRLGAEGHEGTGLALEQARRIYFEEVLGANDGEARRDTTTAEGEWHRSLTDDIEKLRAELDNGLRQLSPIGLDAQSFEVDPRVFLDHLQTIRARREDLMNTDTEGPSHVDGTVGASESDLAEIFADAYSDRLRWLTDTEQWAEYDDTAQAWTLGVPHPRVRALWHELRKSRTLTCLSGDGAVIPVPGSLATAKHVIESAQEKAALASSLRDFDNLPENEWPCANGILDTVTRSLRPYTAADLVTKRFAVDFVAGATAPSIEAWMSGAMAPRNDDGTPDLARGQQYARFVRRFHVASQVPAVCSTVQRSLAMHGPAGSGKGTFGLDLPRAVFGPVLVVEMQRGYFEKKSAAGKHRGNLAHYMEGAGLAVVDESLGHDAMVDTDFYKGFVGSAEMDVEPKGGKPRKAPRPLVTFMTNDDDLNFGKQDSGVRRRVVAVELPWGYDFRVSGGAGAADADTSGKFNALFASEGPGVLNLYLDALDEVRAGMQLATPDPLQIPAELAAATDELWSHSSFIGRALAHFRPLGPDEVDGPILSLAGIHAFVHDLAECDETGGARAVGVKNANQLRAQILAHFSRHSGVRIDDVRGKIPGGGRSVHTRVYGLTADEDTGARRIEADDEPTRISTDHLEQWRTDNPRKAKQKAQPSHKIFVPAVNPTEK